Proteins from a genomic interval of Nocardia sp. BMG51109:
- a CDS encoding DUF2398 family protein, which translates to MHARGIDPLALDSYQRAARVILANHLVTRGFPDRIALPLIRRWATELREDLAELFGYRLEVTETTARLFPVLDRLDADRPARTPADRVFDRRRYAYLALALAALGRAGDQITLSELADQVASYTTRVEGLELSTDRAADRDAFVDAIAWLAARGAVALADGDAGGWAADPEAGEALYDIDRSVVFAIFRPPRVLQHLHSVRGLLADESDGAAPGSARRTRTAAASRVRRALVELPVVYAEQLPDDERALLGSEKVVAEVELLTGLRAERRAEGVALIDVSGRFSDMRFPGTGTLAQVALLLIGEIADRVLDIDHPLPRRRLPEPGAALADRLDAAIPESTVFAPMVIDSEYEAAEEVSEPPADEPEVPEHPVVEFDWIRETVQALTHRYGSTFAAQWQADVPGLTREVLTMLERLRLVRTLDDGLLVLPALARYRGAVVTVRTRAESELFASATKLGAHAQTEPAPATPPGGDS; encoded by the coding sequence ATGCACGCGCGCGGCATCGACCCGCTCGCGCTGGACAGCTATCAGCGCGCCGCCCGGGTGATCCTGGCCAACCACCTGGTGACCCGCGGCTTCCCCGATCGCATCGCGCTGCCGCTGATCCGGCGGTGGGCCACCGAACTGCGCGAGGATCTGGCGGAGCTGTTCGGCTACCGGCTGGAGGTCACCGAGACGACGGCCCGCCTGTTCCCCGTGCTGGACCGCCTGGACGCCGACCGCCCCGCCCGCACCCCCGCCGACCGCGTCTTCGACCGGCGCCGATACGCCTATCTCGCCCTCGCGCTCGCCGCGCTGGGCCGGGCGGGAGACCAGATCACGCTGTCCGAGCTGGCCGATCAGGTCGCGTCGTACACGACCCGGGTCGAGGGCCTGGAGCTGTCCACCGATCGCGCGGCGGACCGGGACGCGTTCGTGGACGCGATCGCGTGGCTCGCCGCGCGCGGGGCAGTGGCCCTCGCCGACGGTGACGCCGGCGGCTGGGCCGCCGACCCGGAGGCCGGCGAGGCGCTCTACGACATCGACCGCTCGGTGGTGTTCGCGATCTTCCGGCCGCCCCGCGTGCTCCAGCACCTGCACAGTGTGCGCGGGCTGCTGGCCGACGAGTCCGACGGCGCCGCACCGGGTTCGGCGCGGCGCACCCGGACGGCGGCCGCGAGCCGGGTGCGCCGCGCCCTGGTCGAGCTGCCGGTGGTGTACGCCGAGCAGCTGCCCGACGACGAACGCGCCCTGCTCGGCTCCGAGAAAGTGGTCGCCGAGGTCGAGCTGCTCACCGGGTTGCGGGCCGAGCGGCGGGCCGAAGGGGTCGCGCTGATCGACGTCTCGGGCCGGTTCTCCGATATGCGCTTCCCCGGCACCGGCACCCTCGCCCAGGTGGCGCTGCTGCTCATCGGCGAGATCGCGGACCGGGTGCTCGACATCGACCATCCGCTGCCGCGCCGCCGCCTGCCCGAACCCGGTGCCGCGCTGGCCGATCGGCTCGACGCCGCCATCCCGGAGTCGACCGTCTTCGCGCCGATGGTCATCGACTCCGAATATGAGGCCGCGGAGGAGGTTTCGGAGCCGCCCGCGGACGAGCCGGAGGTGCCCGAACATCCGGTCGTCGAGTTCGACTGGATCCGCGAGACCGTGCAGGCCCTCACCCACCGCTACGGGTCCACCTTCGCCGCGCAGTGGCAGGCCGACGTCCCCGGGCTCACCCGGGAGGTCCTCACCATGCTGGAGCGTCTCCGGCTGGTGCGGACGCTCGACGACGGCCTGCTCGTGCTGCCCGCGCTGGCCCGCTACCGCGGCGCCGTCGTCACGGTCCGCACCCGCGCCGAATCCGAACTGTTCGCCTCCGCAACGAAACTCGGCGCCCACGCGCAGACAGAGCCCGCACCCGCCACGCCTCCGGGCGGTGACTCGTGA
- a CDS encoding TIGR02677 family protein yields the protein MRLFSFATAEKRGEYLWVLRAFDHARAAYVVLLHANDVSETLARFPEAPRLTAAEVGPLLEQLHRWGVLERSYDGSRAATLAEYRNRHFVYQFSRAGYQAYRAVADVLGVRLDEASLSRLVLPELLSDLDALARANRTGDAERVYRILNRLDTALSELADRAAHFYLTLGDLVRTTEATPESFLAHKDALLAHMREFSMDLARFAPRLTAAIAEVEDTGVDELIARAGACDERVLLSLPEREADWRARWQGLRGWFVATTADAGAGDGNPVTEAERLREATMSAIAAVLSLLRRVTETRKGGVSRESALRHLAGWFTAAPTAESAHALFDAVFGLGRPRHLAMEHPDADVVPAIRSWWDAPPLEIARTLAETGRPPSPGAPSRIQRNDAGVRRLRQEQLDAQRARADAARGLASADVYERALDDRETEVLLRLLDAASTAWVPVRGRVGGTTGTDSGVTLTVREHAGSTVVRTAHGLLHLNNRRLEVRENTRAATESGRS from the coding sequence CTGCGGCTGTTCTCGTTCGCCACCGCCGAGAAGCGCGGCGAATATCTGTGGGTGCTGCGGGCGTTCGATCACGCGCGCGCCGCCTACGTGGTGTTACTGCACGCCAACGACGTGTCCGAGACCCTGGCCCGGTTCCCCGAGGCGCCCCGGCTCACCGCAGCCGAGGTGGGGCCGCTGCTCGAGCAGCTGCACCGGTGGGGCGTGCTGGAGCGCAGCTACGACGGCAGCCGCGCGGCCACCCTCGCCGAATACCGCAACCGGCACTTCGTCTATCAGTTCTCCCGCGCCGGCTACCAGGCCTACCGCGCGGTCGCGGACGTCCTCGGCGTGCGGCTGGACGAGGCGTCGCTGTCCCGGCTGGTGCTGCCGGAGCTGCTGTCGGATCTCGACGCGCTCGCGCGCGCGAACCGCACCGGCGACGCGGAGCGGGTGTACCGCATCCTCAATCGGCTCGACACCGCGCTGTCGGAACTGGCCGACCGGGCCGCGCACTTCTACCTGACCCTGGGCGATCTGGTCCGCACCACCGAGGCGACGCCGGAATCGTTTCTCGCCCACAAGGATGCGCTGCTGGCGCACATGCGCGAGTTCAGTATGGATCTGGCCCGGTTCGCGCCGCGGCTGACGGCCGCCATCGCGGAGGTCGAGGACACCGGGGTCGACGAGCTGATCGCCCGCGCCGGCGCCTGCGACGAGCGGGTGCTGCTGAGCCTGCCCGAGCGGGAGGCCGACTGGCGGGCCCGCTGGCAGGGCCTGCGCGGCTGGTTCGTCGCCACCACCGCGGATGCCGGTGCGGGCGACGGCAATCCGGTCACGGAGGCCGAGCGGCTGCGGGAGGCCACGATGAGCGCCATCGCGGCCGTGCTGTCGCTGCTGCGCCGGGTCACCGAGACCCGCAAGGGCGGGGTGAGCCGCGAATCGGCGCTGCGGCACCTGGCCGGCTGGTTCACCGCCGCGCCCACCGCCGAGAGCGCGCACGCGCTGTTCGACGCCGTATTCGGGCTCGGCCGGCCGCGGCACCTGGCCATGGAGCATCCCGACGCCGATGTGGTGCCGGCGATCCGATCCTGGTGGGACGCACCGCCGCTGGAGATCGCCCGGACCCTGGCCGAGACCGGCCGCCCGCCCTCGCCCGGGGCGCCGTCGCGGATCCAGCGCAACGACGCCGGTGTCCGGCGTTTGCGCCAGGAACAGCTGGACGCGCAGCGCGCCCGCGCCGACGCCGCCCGAGGGTTGGCCTCCGCCGACGTCTACGAGCGCGCACTCGACGACCGGGAGACCGAGGTGCTGCTGCGCCTGCTCGATGCGGCGTCCACGGCCTGGGTCCCGGTGCGCGGCCGGGTGGGCGGTACGACCGGTACCGACAGCGGGGTCACGCTGACGGTCCGCGAGCACGCCGGTTCGACCGTCGTCCGCACGGCGCACGGCCTGCTGCACCTGAACAACCGGCGCCTGGAGGTGCGCGAGAACACCCGCGCCGCAACCGAGTCCGGTCGGTCGTGA
- a CDS encoding XRE family transcriptional regulator has protein sequence MRSERDARGWSQAEAVRAMRAKSSHNLPTDNTLLRNWRRWESGESRPDDFYAPIIAAAFDTVTAAFFPKARPNRDDELLSSTGMDTLEFIGRLRMSDVSSATLDAIHITAERLCSEYPYTDPHELHAEGTSWLRRITSLLDGRLTLAQHREVLVLAGWVALLVGCVDYDLGWRTAAEATRRAAMSLGREAEHGEIIGWGAEMAAWFALTQGNYRGAIESADTALATAQQLGVGVQLAAQQAKAHARLGDRARMEASLQRGRAILERMDHPTNLDHHFVVDPQKFDFYAMDCCRVAGDDRLAETYAHQVIRNSTGPDGTLRKPMRVSEAQLTLAVVAVRARELERAVDEGMRAFDGRRRSLPSLLWIAGEAAREMIERFPGEPRTHTYLDRLRSLAG, from the coding sequence ATGCGCTCCGAACGAGATGCCAGGGGGTGGTCACAGGCCGAAGCCGTGCGCGCCATGCGCGCCAAGTCCTCGCACAACCTGCCGACGGACAATACTCTGCTGCGTAACTGGCGCCGTTGGGAATCCGGCGAGTCGCGGCCGGACGATTTCTACGCCCCGATCATCGCGGCCGCCTTCGACACGGTCACCGCGGCGTTCTTCCCCAAGGCCCGGCCCAACCGCGACGACGAGCTGCTGTCCTCGACGGGCATGGACACCCTCGAGTTCATCGGCCGGCTGCGGATGTCCGACGTCTCGTCCGCGACACTGGATGCCATTCACATCACCGCCGAGCGCCTGTGCAGCGAGTACCCCTACACCGACCCGCACGAACTGCACGCCGAGGGCACCTCGTGGCTGCGCCGCATCACCTCCCTACTGGACGGTCGGCTCACACTCGCGCAGCACCGGGAGGTGCTGGTGCTGGCGGGCTGGGTGGCCCTGCTGGTCGGCTGCGTCGACTACGACCTGGGCTGGCGGACCGCGGCCGAGGCCACCCGGCGGGCCGCGATGTCGCTGGGGCGAGAGGCCGAACACGGCGAAATCATCGGCTGGGGAGCCGAAATGGCCGCTTGGTTCGCCCTGACGCAGGGCAACTACCGCGGCGCGATCGAATCCGCCGACACCGCGCTGGCAACCGCCCAGCAGCTCGGCGTCGGCGTCCAGCTCGCCGCCCAGCAGGCCAAGGCGCATGCCCGCCTGGGCGACCGCGCGCGGATGGAGGCGTCGCTGCAGCGGGGCCGGGCGATCCTCGAGCGAATGGACCATCCGACCAATCTGGACCATCACTTCGTGGTGGATCCGCAGAAGTTCGACTTCTACGCCATGGATTGCTGCCGGGTCGCCGGCGACGACCGGCTCGCGGAAACCTATGCCCACCAGGTGATCCGCAACTCCACCGGACCCGACGGCACGCTGCGCAAGCCGATGCGCGTCTCGGAGGCCCAGCTGACGCTGGCGGTGGTCGCGGTGCGGGCGCGTGAACTGGAGCGGGCCGTCGACGAGGGCATGCGCGCCTTCGACGGGCGGCGGCGTTCGCTGCCCTCGCTGCTGTGGATCGCGGGCGAGGCGGCCCGGGAGATGATCGAACGCTTCCCCGGCGAGCCCCGCACCCACACCTATCTCGACCGGTTGCGCTCGCTCGCCGGCTGA
- a CDS encoding PAC2 family protein, with the protein MNPSASPDPELPTLRDPVLVAAFEGWNDAADAASGAVEHLELIWDAEPLAELDSEDYYDYQVNRPTVRQVDGVTREIQWPSTTLSVCSPPGSTRDIVLLHGIEPNMRWRSFCRDILELTEQLRVSTVVILGALLADTPHTRPVPVTGTAYSKEAAERFDLEQTRYEGPTGITGVLQDACVRAGVPAVSFWAAVPHYVSQPPNPKATISLLHRVEEVLDIEVPLGELPAQAEDWEAAVDEMTAGDEEVSEYVRSLEERGDAAVDLNEAMAKIDGDAIAAEFEKYLRRRGPGGFSL; encoded by the coding sequence GTGAACCCCAGTGCATCACCCGATCCGGAACTGCCGACGCTCCGCGACCCGGTGCTCGTCGCCGCCTTCGAGGGCTGGAACGACGCGGCCGACGCCGCCAGCGGCGCCGTCGAGCATCTGGAACTGATCTGGGACGCCGAACCGCTCGCCGAGCTGGACTCCGAGGACTACTACGACTACCAGGTGAACCGGCCGACCGTACGCCAGGTCGACGGTGTCACCCGGGAGATCCAGTGGCCGTCGACCACGCTGTCGGTGTGCTCACCGCCGGGCAGCACCCGCGACATCGTGCTGCTGCACGGTATCGAGCCGAATATGCGCTGGCGCAGTTTCTGCCGCGACATCCTGGAACTCACCGAGCAGTTGCGCGTCTCTACGGTGGTCATTCTCGGTGCCCTGCTCGCCGACACCCCGCACACCCGTCCCGTCCCCGTCACCGGCACCGCCTACAGCAAGGAGGCGGCCGAGCGGTTCGACCTCGAGCAGACCCGCTACGAGGGCCCGACCGGTATCACCGGCGTCCTGCAGGACGCCTGCGTGCGCGCGGGCGTTCCGGCCGTGTCGTTCTGGGCCGCCGTCCCGCACTACGTCTCGCAACCGCCGAATCCGAAGGCCACCATCTCGCTGCTGCACCGCGTCGAGGAGGTGCTCGACATCGAGGTCCCGCTCGGCGAGCTGCCCGCCCAGGCCGAGGACTGGGAGGCGGCCGTCGACGAGATGACCGCGGGTGACGAGGAGGTCAGCGAGTACGTGCGCTCGCTGGAGGAGCGCGGCGACGCGGCCGTCGATCTCAACGAGGCGATGGCCAAGATCGACGGCGACGCCATCGCCGCGGAGTTCGAGAAATATCTGCGCCGCCGGGGCCCGGGCGGCTTCAGCCTCTGA
- the metH gene encoding methionine synthase: protein MSVSAGAEFDTTLFDTLARRVVVGDGGMGTMLQAANLTLDDFRGLEGCNEILNETRPDVLRHIHRAYFEAGADAVETNTFGCNLPNLADYDIADRIRDLSEQGTRLAREVADEMGPSADGAPRYVLGSMGPGTKLPTLGHAPFAALRDAYTEAALGMLDGGADAILVETCQDLLQVKAAVTGSRRAMAKAGRRIPIINHVTVETTGTMLVGSEIGAALTAVEPLGVDMIGLNCATGPDEMSEHLRHLSKHARVPVSVMPNAGLPVLGANGAEYPLTPEELAIALRGFVTEFGLALVGGCCGTTPEHIRQVAEAVSEVSPTRREPQPEPSVSSMYTAVPFEQDASVLMIGERTNANGSKAFREAMLAADWQKCLDIAKDQTRDGAHMLDLCVDYVGRDGTADMSELASRLATASTLPIMLDSTETAVLQAGLEHLGGRCAINSVNYEDGDGPDSRFQQTMRLVAEHGAAVVALTIDEEGQARTAEKKVEIAERLIADITGNWGLRESDIIIDCLTFTLGTGQEESRRDGIETIEGIRELKRRHPDVQTTLGLSNISFGLNPAARQVLNSVFMHECVQAGLDSAIVHASKILPMSRIADDQRETALDLVYDRRGDDYDPLQKLMTMFEGVSTASSRESRAEELAALPLFERLERRIVDGEKAGMDADLDAAMAEVPPLQIINETLLAGMKTVGELFGSGQMQLPFVLQSAEVMKSAVAHLEPHMEATDDAGKGRIVLATVKGDVHDIGKNLVDIILSNNGYEVVNLGIKQPISAIIDSAVDKKADVIGMSGLLVKSTVVMKENLEEMNTRGLAEYPVLLGGAALTRSYVENDLTEVYQGDVHYARDAFEGLRLMDDIMTRKRGGDVEDDSPEAIAEREKAAERKARHERSKRIAAERKAEEAPVEIPERSDVAADLPVAVPPFWGSRVVKGLAVAEYSGLLDERALFLGQWGLRGQRGGDGPSYEELVESDGRPRLRYWLDRLSTEGVLQHAAVVYGYFPAVSEGDDVVVLTEPEPGAPERFRFTFPRQQRGRFLCIADFIRSREFAAQTGQVDVLPFQLVTMGQPIADFADQLFAQDNYRDYLEVHGIGVQLTEALAEYWHRRIREELVLEGHSVSEEDPADVQEYFKLGYRGARFSFGYGACPDLEDRAKLVSLLESERIGVTLSEELQLHPEQSTDAFVLLHSEAKYFNA, encoded by the coding sequence ATGTCTGTCTCAGCTGGCGCCGAATTCGATACCACTTTGTTCGACACACTCGCCCGCCGGGTCGTGGTCGGTGACGGCGGAATGGGCACCATGCTGCAGGCCGCGAACCTCACCCTGGACGACTTCCGCGGCCTGGAAGGGTGCAACGAAATCCTGAACGAGACCCGGCCGGACGTGCTGCGGCACATCCACCGGGCGTACTTCGAGGCCGGGGCCGATGCCGTCGAGACCAATACGTTCGGCTGCAACCTGCCGAACCTGGCCGACTACGACATCGCCGACCGGATCCGGGACCTGTCCGAACAGGGCACCCGGCTGGCCCGCGAGGTGGCCGACGAGATGGGGCCGTCGGCCGACGGCGCGCCCCGCTACGTGCTGGGGTCGATGGGACCGGGGACGAAGCTGCCGACGCTCGGCCACGCCCCGTTCGCCGCGCTGCGTGATGCCTACACCGAGGCGGCGCTGGGCATGCTCGACGGCGGCGCCGACGCGATCCTGGTGGAGACCTGCCAGGACCTGCTGCAGGTGAAGGCCGCGGTCACGGGCAGCCGGCGGGCGATGGCGAAGGCCGGCCGCCGGATTCCGATCATCAACCACGTCACCGTGGAGACCACCGGAACCATGCTGGTGGGCAGCGAGATCGGGGCGGCGCTGACGGCGGTCGAACCGCTCGGCGTCGACATGATCGGCCTCAACTGCGCCACCGGGCCGGACGAGATGAGCGAGCATCTGCGCCACCTGTCCAAGCACGCGCGGGTGCCGGTGTCGGTGATGCCGAACGCGGGCCTGCCGGTGCTGGGCGCCAACGGTGCGGAATATCCGCTGACCCCGGAGGAACTGGCGATCGCGTTGCGCGGCTTCGTGACCGAGTTCGGGCTGGCGCTGGTCGGCGGCTGCTGCGGGACCACGCCCGAGCACATCCGGCAGGTCGCCGAGGCGGTGTCCGAGGTGTCGCCGACCCGGCGCGAGCCGCAGCCGGAGCCGAGCGTGTCGTCGATGTACACGGCGGTGCCGTTCGAGCAGGACGCCTCGGTGCTGATGATCGGCGAGCGCACGAATGCCAACGGCTCCAAGGCCTTCCGCGAGGCGATGCTGGCCGCCGACTGGCAGAAGTGCCTGGACATCGCCAAGGACCAGACCCGCGACGGCGCGCACATGCTGGACCTGTGCGTCGACTACGTGGGCCGCGACGGCACCGCCGACATGTCCGAGCTGGCGAGCCGGCTGGCGACGGCGTCGACCTTGCCGATCATGCTGGACTCCACCGAAACCGCCGTGCTGCAGGCGGGTCTGGAGCACCTCGGCGGCCGCTGCGCGATCAACTCGGTGAACTACGAGGACGGCGACGGTCCGGACTCGCGCTTCCAGCAGACGATGCGGCTGGTGGCCGAGCACGGCGCGGCGGTGGTGGCGCTGACCATCGACGAAGAGGGCCAGGCGCGCACGGCGGAGAAGAAGGTCGAGATCGCCGAGCGGTTGATCGCCGACATCACCGGCAACTGGGGTCTGCGCGAGAGCGACATCATCATCGACTGCCTGACCTTCACGCTGGGCACCGGGCAGGAGGAGTCGCGCCGCGACGGCATCGAAACCATCGAGGGCATCCGGGAACTGAAGCGCCGACATCCGGACGTGCAGACCACGCTCGGCCTGTCGAATATCTCCTTCGGCCTGAATCCGGCGGCGCGGCAGGTGCTGAACTCGGTGTTCATGCACGAATGCGTGCAGGCCGGACTGGATTCGGCGATCGTGCACGCATCGAAGATCCTGCCGATGTCGCGCATCGCCGACGATCAGCGCGAGACGGCGCTGGATCTGGTCTACGACCGCCGCGGCGACGACTACGACCCGCTGCAGAAGCTGATGACGATGTTCGAGGGCGTGTCGACGGCGTCGTCGCGGGAGTCGCGGGCGGAGGAACTGGCCGCGCTGCCGCTGTTCGAGCGGCTGGAGCGCCGCATCGTCGACGGTGAGAAGGCCGGGATGGACGCCGATCTGGACGCGGCGATGGCCGAGGTGCCGCCGCTGCAGATCATCAACGAGACGCTGCTGGCCGGCATGAAGACCGTGGGCGAGCTGTTCGGGTCCGGGCAGATGCAGCTGCCGTTCGTGCTGCAGTCCGCCGAGGTGATGAAGTCGGCCGTGGCGCATCTGGAGCCGCACATGGAGGCCACCGACGATGCGGGCAAGGGCCGGATCGTGCTGGCCACGGTGAAGGGCGACGTGCACGACATCGGCAAGAACCTGGTCGACATCATCCTGTCCAACAACGGATACGAGGTGGTGAACCTCGGCATCAAGCAGCCGATCTCGGCGATCATCGACAGTGCGGTGGACAAGAAGGCCGACGTGATCGGCATGTCCGGGCTGCTGGTGAAGTCGACGGTGGTGATGAAGGAGAACCTCGAGGAGATGAACACCCGGGGTCTGGCCGAGTACCCGGTGCTCCTCGGCGGCGCCGCGCTGACCCGCTCGTACGTGGAGAACGACCTGACCGAGGTGTACCAGGGCGACGTGCACTACGCCCGCGACGCCTTCGAGGGCCTGCGGCTGATGGACGACATCATGACCCGCAAGCGCGGCGGCGACGTGGAGGACGACAGCCCCGAGGCGATCGCGGAGCGGGAGAAGGCCGCCGAACGCAAGGCGCGGCACGAACGTTCGAAGCGGATCGCCGCCGAGCGCAAGGCCGAGGAGGCGCCCGTCGAGATACCCGAACGCTCCGACGTGGCCGCCGATCTGCCGGTCGCGGTGCCGCCGTTCTGGGGCAGCCGGGTGGTGAAGGGTCTTGCGGTGGCCGAGTATTCGGGCCTGCTCGACGAGCGCGCGCTGTTCCTGGGGCAGTGGGGCCTGCGCGGGCAGCGCGGCGGCGACGGGCCCAGCTACGAGGAACTGGTGGAGAGCGACGGGCGGCCGCGGCTGCGCTACTGGCTGGACCGGCTGTCCACCGAGGGCGTGCTGCAACATGCCGCGGTGGTCTACGGCTACTTCCCGGCCGTGTCGGAGGGTGACGATGTCGTCGTGCTCACCGAGCCGGAGCCCGGTGCGCCGGAACGGTTCCGCTTCACCTTCCCGCGCCAGCAGCGCGGCCGCTTCCTGTGCATCGCCGACTTCATCCGGTCCCGCGAGTTCGCGGCGCAGACGGGACAGGTCGACGTGCTGCCGTTCCAGCTGGTGACCATGGGACAGCCGATCGCCGACTTCGCCGACCAGCTGTTCGCGCAGGACAACTACCGCGACTACCTCGAGGTGCACGGCATCGGTGTGCAGCTGACCGAGGCGCTGGCCGAGTACTGGCACCGCCGCATCCGCGAGGAGCTTGTGCTGGAAGGACATTCGGTATCCGAGGAGGATCCCGCCGACGTGCAGGAGTACTTCAAGCTCGGCTACCGCGGCGCCCGCTTCTCGTTCGGCTACGGGGCCTGCCCCGACCTGGAGGACCGTGCGAAACTGGTGTCGCTGTTGGAGTCCGAGCGCATCGGGGTGACGCTGTCGGAGGAGTTGCAGCTGCATCCGGAGCAGTCGACCGATGCCTTCGTCCTGTTGCATTCGGAAGCGAAATACTTCAACGCGTAG
- a CDS encoding serine/threonine-protein kinase: protein MTSDRLIAGRYRLGDPIGTGAMGVVWRATDVRLRRTVAVKQLLLAPGLTRSQALEAKMRAMREGRIAARLHHQNAVTVFDVAEEDGQPWLVMEFVDAQSLAALMREKGPLDPREVARIGTKVAAALTAAHDAGIVHRDVKPANILVADNGTVKITDFGISRAVGDVTVTSTGFLAGTPAYLSPELARGEDPEPASDVFALGSTLYAAVEGKPPFGEGDNPLAVLHSVARAQVPPPRRAATLAPVLSQLLSADAGIRPTMREAQESLAAVAEGRSAPEPKSATKVLPKPGAPVEAAAATAVLGAAADNSDDPTVHVPTDPPAPARADTTLAGPPAPQRKPAAGRRNRRVLVLAAAGAGVVIVIAGLVAALNGGGDGGNVAGGDSSQVSAGPSAAAVPPPARSEQPGSAATTTSASPSASSTPASSTPPRPADAPGFVSSYYGMLPGNIGGAWSMLSPEYQAQTGGYDSYMRFWGGFSAVRVSDVVQNGDTTTATVTYVHRNGGSESERRWFRVAPSGGGLVITDSQRG, encoded by the coding sequence ATGACGTCAGACCGGCTCATCGCGGGACGATACCGGCTGGGCGATCCGATCGGGACGGGAGCGATGGGCGTCGTCTGGCGCGCCACCGACGTACGGCTGCGACGCACGGTGGCGGTCAAACAGCTGCTGCTGGCGCCCGGTTTGACGCGGTCGCAGGCGCTCGAGGCCAAGATGCGGGCGATGCGGGAGGGCCGGATCGCCGCCCGGCTGCATCATCAGAACGCGGTCACGGTCTTCGACGTCGCGGAGGAGGACGGCCAGCCGTGGCTGGTCATGGAGTTCGTCGACGCGCAGAGCCTGGCCGCGCTGATGCGGGAGAAGGGGCCGCTGGACCCGCGGGAGGTGGCGCGGATCGGGACCAAGGTGGCCGCCGCGCTGACCGCCGCGCACGACGCGGGGATCGTGCACCGGGACGTGAAACCGGCGAATATCCTGGTGGCCGACAACGGCACCGTGAAGATCACCGACTTCGGCATCTCCCGGGCCGTCGGCGACGTCACCGTCACCTCCACCGGATTCCTCGCCGGCACCCCGGCGTATCTGTCGCCCGAACTGGCCCGCGGCGAGGATCCGGAGCCGGCGTCGGACGTGTTCGCGCTCGGTTCGACGCTGTACGCCGCGGTGGAGGGCAAGCCGCCGTTCGGCGAGGGCGACAATCCACTGGCGGTGCTGCATTCGGTGGCGCGGGCGCAGGTCCCGCCGCCGCGGCGGGCCGCGACGCTGGCCCCGGTGCTGAGCCAGCTGCTGTCCGCCGACGCCGGGATCCGGCCGACGATGCGGGAGGCGCAGGAGTCGCTCGCGGCGGTGGCGGAGGGCCGCTCGGCGCCCGAACCCAAGTCGGCGACCAAGGTGCTGCCCAAGCCCGGAGCCCCGGTGGAGGCCGCCGCGGCGACGGCGGTTCTCGGCGCCGCCGCGGACAACTCGGACGATCCGACCGTGCACGTGCCGACGGACCCGCCGGCGCCCGCCCGCGCGGACACCACGCTCGCGGGTCCGCCTGCGCCGCAACGGAAACCAGCCGCCGGCCGGCGGAACCGGCGCGTCCTGGTGCTGGCGGCGGCCGGTGCGGGGGTGGTGATCGTGATCGCCGGTCTGGTGGCCGCGCTCAACGGCGGCGGCGACGGCGGGAATGTCGCCGGCGGCGATTCGTCCCAGGTGAGCGCCGGGCCGTCGGCGGCGGCCGTACCGCCGCCGGCGCGGAGCGAGCAGCCGGGGAGCGCGGCCACGACGACGAGCGCGAGCCCGTCCGCGTCGTCCACGCCCGCCTCCAGCACGCCCCCGCGCCCGGCCGATGCGCCCGGGTTCGTCTCCAGCTACTACGGCATGCTGCCCGGCAATATCGGCGGCGCGTGGTCGATGCTCTCGCCCGAGTACCAGGCGCAGACCGGTGGGTACGATTCGTACATGCGGTTCTGGGGCGGATTCAGCGCGGTGCGCGTGTCGGACGTGGTGCAGAACGGCGACACCACCACCGCGACCGTGACCTACGTCCACCGGAACGGCGGCTCGGAATCGGAGCGGCGCTGGTTCCGCGTCGCCCCGAGCGGGGGAGGTCTCGTCATCACGGATTCGCAGCGAGGATGA
- a CDS encoding HAD family phosphatase: MTGRNGGSAGLAAVLWDMDGTLLDSEKLWDVGMRELSVELGGEMTDATRRRLIGASAPDALRIVFAGLGLDPDPAAMAEAGERLHRRVAGLMAGPLPWRPGAEEALATVRDAGLRTGLVTNTTRTVTESCLDRLGRDSFDITVCGDEVVRGKPAPDPYRRGAELLGVRPEQCVAVEDSPTGSEAAAAAGCAVLVVPCEVPVPERPGLVFRDTLVGLTSDELFAVHRAVRP; the protein is encoded by the coding sequence ATGACGGGCCGGAACGGCGGTTCGGCGGGTCTCGCGGCCGTGCTGTGGGATATGGACGGCACCCTGCTGGACTCGGAGAAGCTCTGGGATGTCGGCATGCGGGAACTGTCGGTCGAGCTGGGCGGCGAGATGACCGATGCGACGCGGCGCCGGCTGATCGGGGCGTCGGCTCCCGACGCGCTGCGGATCGTGTTCGCCGGTCTCGGCCTGGACCCGGATCCGGCGGCCATGGCCGAGGCGGGGGAGCGGCTGCATCGCCGGGTGGCCGGCCTGATGGCCGGTCCGCTGCCCTGGCGTCCGGGCGCCGAAGAGGCACTGGCGACGGTGCGGGACGCGGGACTGCGCACCGGGCTGGTCACCAACACCACCCGCACGGTCACCGAGTCGTGCCTGGACCGGCTGGGGCGCGACAGTTTCGACATCACCGTCTGTGGCGACGAGGTGGTCCGGGGCAAACCGGCCCCCGACCCGTACCGGCGGGGCGCCGAGCTGCTCGGTGTGCGGCCGGAACAGTGTGTGGCCGTGGAGGATTCGCCGACCGGATCGGAGGCCGCCGCGGCGGCCGGGTGTGCGGTGCTGGTGGTGCCGTGCGAGGTTCCGGTGCCGGAGCGGCCCGGCCTCGTCTTCCGCGACACGCTGGTAGGGCTGACCTCCGACGAACTGTTCGCGGTGCACCGCGCCGTCCGGCCGTAG